From Flavipsychrobacter sp., a single genomic window includes:
- a CDS encoding DUF4386 domain-containing protein, producing MNSAIRNARLAGLLIVIAMIAGIFSVAPSVDSLQYLTEAVNNTDQVIIAAVFQFIMGLAYMGVALLFYSAIKQFGKGLAVGFLSFRIIATTLVVIGTLLLLSILALSTEYAKQLPQDSAAFEAIGNMLKITRDHINHVFMIIVLCIGNILLYLLLIKSRLIPRWLSAWGIIGALFSIIASVLVLFQAVDIITTEYIVLNVPTGLQEIVLAIWLLTKGFNKEVLSVDHR from the coding sequence ATGAATTCAGCCATTCGTAATGCCAGGCTTGCAGGCTTGCTTATCGTCATTGCTATGATAGCAGGTATTTTTAGCGTTGCCCCATCTGTTGATTCCTTACAATACTTAACGGAAGCTGTAAATAATACAGATCAGGTAATCATAGCCGCAGTATTCCAGTTTATTATGGGCTTGGCATATATGGGGGTAGCTCTTTTGTTTTATTCTGCTATCAAACAGTTTGGTAAGGGGCTGGCAGTAGGCTTTCTAAGCTTTAGAATTATAGCAACAACGCTTGTGGTTATAGGAACATTACTACTACTATCCATTTTGGCACTAAGTACTGAGTATGCAAAACAGCTGCCTCAAGATAGTGCTGCTTTTGAAGCAATAGGAAACATGCTTAAAATCACTAGAGATCATATCAACCATGTGTTTATGATCATTGTGTTGTGTATTGGTAATATACTGTTGTACCTATTGTTGATCAAGTCAAGGCTTATTCCCCGTTGGCTTTCTGCATGGGGCATAATAGGGGCGTTATTCTCTATTATAGCAAGCGTATTGGTTTTGTTTCAGGCAGTTGATATAATTACTACAGAATATATAGTATTGAATGTGCCAACAGGCTTGCAAGAAATAGTTTTGGCAATATGGCTACTCACAAAAGGTTTTAACAAGGAAGTACTATCCGTTGACCATAGATAG
- a CDS encoding RNA 2'-phosphotransferase: MISEKEKVKLSKFLSLVLRHQPEKIGIELDQNGWVEVEELINKLNEADVLMNIDTLKHVVASSEKKRFAFDSTLKKIRANQGHSVNIDLDYKPSVPPNVLYHGTAEKSLEQIFESGLHKMSRHHVHLSSDTLTALKVGQRHGKPSILVINSLEMHNDGIPFLISDNGVWLTDYVAPKYIKKIDDI, translated from the coding sequence ATGATCAGTGAAAAGGAAAAAGTAAAACTTAGTAAGTTTTTGAGTTTAGTATTAAGGCATCAACCAGAGAAAATTGGTATAGAGCTAGATCAAAATGGATGGGTTGAAGTAGAAGAGCTGATCAATAAGCTAAATGAAGCGGATGTTTTAATGAACATTGATACATTAAAGCATGTCGTAGCATCAAGTGAGAAAAAAAGATTTGCATTTGATTCCACTTTAAAAAAAATAAGAGCGAATCAAGGACATTCCGTTAATATAGATTTAGATTATAAACCATCTGTACCACCTAATGTTTTATATCACGGTACTGCTGAAAAAAGCCTAGAGCAAATTTTTGAATCTGGGTTGCATAAAATGAGCCGCCATCATGTGCATTTAAGCTCAGATACTTTAACAGCTTTAAAGGTTGGTCAAAGACATGGTAAACCTTCTATATTGGTAATAAATTCGTTAGAGATGCATAATGATGGCATACCTTTCTTAATATCTGATAACGGTGTTTGGCTTACTGATTACGTTGCCCCCAAGTACATTAAGAAGATAGATGATATATAA
- a CDS encoding sigma-54 dependent transcriptional regulator: MAAQKILVIDDESAIRRTLNEILSFEGFKIEEAADGAEGLKKIQEGNYDCILCDVKMPKMDGLEVLEKTKEINPDVPFIVISGHGNIETAVEAVKKGAFDFISKPPDLNRLLITIRNAMDKKSLVAETKTLRKRISKGYEMVGESDGIVQVKETIEKVAPTDARVLITGENGVGKELVARNIHDLSERAKGPLIEVNCAAIPSELIESELFGHEKGSFTSAVKQRIGKFELASGGTLFLDEIGDMSASAQAKVLRALQEGKITRVGGDKEIKVDVRVIAATNKDLIQETEEKNFRLDLYHRLSVILIHVPSLNDRRDDIPLLVEHFMKDIGKEYNQAEKEVEKGAMDALKKYDWTGNIRELRNVVERLFILSDKKITKKDVETYIYLK, from the coding sequence ATGGCGGCACAAAAGATCTTGGTAATAGATGATGAGAGCGCAATACGTAGAACCCTCAATGAGATACTCTCTTTTGAAGGGTTTAAGATAGAAGAAGCGGCAGACGGAGCAGAGGGCTTGAAGAAAATACAAGAGGGCAATTACGATTGCATTCTTTGTGATGTGAAAATGCCTAAGATGGATGGCTTGGAAGTACTGGAGAAAACAAAAGAGATCAACCCTGATGTACCTTTTATAGTTATATCTGGTCATGGTAATATAGAGACAGCTGTAGAGGCAGTAAAAAAAGGAGCGTTCGACTTTATCTCTAAACCACCCGATCTAAACCGTTTGCTGATCACCATTCGCAATGCCATGGATAAAAAGTCGTTGGTGGCAGAAACGAAGACTTTGCGCAAGCGTATATCTAAGGGGTACGAAATGGTGGGCGAGTCGGATGGTATTGTACAGGTAAAAGAAACAATAGAAAAGGTAGCCCCTACAGATGCTCGTGTATTGATAACAGGAGAGAACGGTGTAGGTAAAGAATTGGTAGCAAGAAACATCCACGACTTGAGTGAGCGTGCTAAAGGGCCACTAATAGAAGTAAACTGTGCGGCTATACCTTCCGAGCTTATAGAGAGCGAACTATTCGGACATGAAAAAGGCTCATTTACATCTGCGGTAAAACAACGTATAGGTAAGTTTGAGCTGGCAAGCGGTGGTACACTTTTCTTGGATGAAATAGGAGATATGAGTGCCTCAGCACAGGCCAAAGTGTTACGTGCACTGCAAGAAGGAAAGATAACGCGTGTAGGTGGTGATAAGGAAATAAAAGTAGACGTGCGCGTAATAGCAGCTACCAACAAAGACCTGATACAAGAAACTGAAGAGAAGAATTTCCGTCTGGATCTGTATCATAGACTGAGTGTGATATTAATACATGTGCCATCACTTAATGATAGACGTGATGATATACCACTACTGGTAGAGCATTTCATGAAAGACATTGGCAAGGAGTATAACCAAGCAGAAAAAGAAGTGGAAAAAGGCGCTATGGATGCTTTGAAGAAATACGACTGGACGGGTAATATCCGCGAGTTGCGTAATGTAGTAGAAAGGTTATTTATACTTTCTGATAAGAAGATCACCAAGAAAGATGTAGAGACCTATATCTATTTGAAATAA
- a CDS encoding toxin-antitoxin system YwqK family antitoxin, protein MHIKGILLTGLIISCLPNLLQAQTDTLRKRDGKDWEFIQTRNAVNLVEEEGYLYKGKVEGVWNSYWSSQYPKTVTTYRDGKRNGMHMEVYADGAIKLIENYKNGKLDGPRKEYKLRGPIILTELYSDGQKHGPYVKYFNSGRIKEQGSYVYDKKDGQLTWYYDNGHPAATYTYREDVMEGDAAIYNDKGGIKEMGQYKNDKKDGVWKIYDEEGQVIREETYKNGVKKK, encoded by the coding sequence ATGCATATTAAAGGCATTTTACTTACAGGATTGATTATTAGTTGCTTACCCAATTTACTACAGGCGCAGACAGATACACTTAGAAAAAGAGATGGTAAAGACTGGGAATTCATACAAACCAGAAATGCTGTAAATCTTGTAGAAGAGGAAGGTTATTTATATAAAGGCAAAGTGGAAGGGGTATGGAATAGCTACTGGTCGTCGCAATACCCTAAAACGGTAACTACCTATAGAGATGGTAAACGCAATGGTATGCATATGGAGGTATATGCTGATGGTGCTATCAAACTGATAGAAAACTATAAGAACGGCAAGCTGGATGGACCGAGAAAAGAATATAAGCTTAGAGGCCCAATAATATTGACCGAGCTATACTCTGATGGGCAAAAGCATGGTCCTTATGTTAAATACTTCAATTCGGGTAGAATAAAGGAACAGGGTAGCTACGTGTATGATAAAAAAGACGGGCAACTGACCTGGTATTACGATAATGGTCACCCTGCGGCTACTTATACCTACAGAGAAGATGTGATGGAGGGCGATGCTGCTATATACAATGATAAAGGTGGCATTAAAGAAATGGGGCAGTATAAGAATGACAAAAAGGATGGTGTATGGAAGATATATGATGAGGAAGGGCAAGTAATTAGAGAAGAGACTTATAAAAACGGAGTAAAAAAGAAATAA
- a CDS encoding pirin family protein: protein MSTTKFYAANERGHANHGWLNAKHSFSFAGYHDSEKINFGVLRVLNDDIIQAGMGFGKHPHDNMEIITIILDGALEHQDSMGHTEVIRPGEVQVMSAGSGIFHSEYNHNRDQTVNVLQSWIFPNKRNVEPRYDQTMFAEEGRTNKIQTLVSPIERNDEGLKIHQDAWIYRTKLDAGNSVTHQIHSNKHGLYLFVIEGTVTVEGTELNKRDALGISDTESVTITANSNSDVLIYEVPMELEIH from the coding sequence ATGTCAACAACTAAATTTTATGCTGCAAACGAGAGAGGACATGCTAACCATGGATGGCTTAACGCCAAGCACTCTTTTAGCTTTGCCGGCTATCACGATTCTGAAAAGATAAACTTTGGGGTGCTACGCGTATTGAACGATGATATCATACAAGCAGGTATGGGTTTTGGCAAGCATCCGCATGATAATATGGAGATCATCACTATCATACTAGACGGTGCGTTGGAGCATCAGGATAGCATGGGGCATACTGAGGTGATAAGACCTGGAGAAGTACAAGTGATGAGTGCAGGTAGTGGTATCTTTCATAGTGAGTATAACCACAACCGAGACCAAACGGTGAATGTGTTGCAGTCTTGGATATTTCCTAACAAAAGGAATGTAGAACCAAGATATGACCAAACCATGTTTGCCGAAGAAGGTCGTACTAATAAAATACAAACACTGGTATCGCCAATAGAGCGTAATGATGAGGGTTTGAAAATACATCAGGACGCATGGATATACCGTACAAAATTGGATGCTGGTAATTCAGTTACCCATCAAATACATTCTAACAAACATGGTTTATACCTCTTCGTAATAGAAGGGACAGTAACTGTGGAAGGTACAGAGCTGAACAAAAGAGATGCCCTAGGTATATCGGATACAGAAAGTGTAACGATAACAGCGAATAGCAATAGTGATGTATTGATATATGAGGTACCTATGGAGCTGGAAATACATTGA
- a CDS encoding (4Fe-4S)-binding protein, with translation MKDITKHYTNDDITIVWKPAQCIHSAKCAKGLGHVFDPNRKPWVDMSGATSEEIMAQIDTCPSGALSYFKNSEGMIENKQNTAETTIEVRKNGPLLVHGSITVKDAAGNETQKEKVTAFCRCGASSNKPYCDGQHNKIGFEG, from the coding sequence ATGAAGGACATTACAAAACACTATACGAATGATGATATAACCATTGTATGGAAACCTGCACAGTGTATTCATTCTGCCAAATGTGCTAAGGGTTTAGGTCATGTATTTGACCCCAATAGAAAACCTTGGGTAGACATGAGCGGTGCTACTTCGGAAGAAATAATGGCACAAATAGACACCTGTCCTTCAGGAGCATTGTCCTATTTTAAAAACAGTGAAGGTATGATAGAGAACAAACAAAATACAGCAGAGACAACCATTGAAGTAAGAAAAAACGGACCATTACTGGTACATGGTAGCATAACCGTAAAAGATGCAGCTGGCAACGAAACACAAAAAGAGAAAGTGACAGCTTTCTGTCGTTGTGGAGCGTCTAGTAACAAGCCCTACTGCGATGGACAGCATAATAAAATCGGTTTTGAAGGTTAA
- a CDS encoding CoA pyrophosphatase — protein MTNSEIIAQLEKRLKEPLPGKAAQIKMASGKRRLDITAPDTAKLSAVMGLLFPKDDELNLLLIKRVEDGKPHGGQISFPGGRKDKEDNDLLTTALRETEEEVGIPKNEITSLGALSSLYIPVSNSNVQPYIGYTSAVHNYILSPNEVQYIIEAPIKDLFAPHRKSIKEIRPTAYPEAIIKTPVYHWEGDHMIWGATAMIISELEAIIKL, from the coding sequence TTGACAAATAGCGAAATAATTGCACAGCTGGAAAAACGGCTCAAAGAACCCTTACCAGGGAAAGCCGCACAAATAAAAATGGCATCGGGAAAGCGGAGGCTAGACATTACCGCGCCCGATACTGCTAAGCTTAGTGCTGTCATGGGGCTTTTGTTCCCTAAGGATGATGAGCTGAACTTACTTTTGATAAAGAGGGTAGAAGATGGTAAACCTCACGGCGGTCAAATTAGTTTTCCGGGAGGTAGAAAGGATAAGGAAGACAACGATCTGCTTACCACAGCACTTAGAGAAACCGAAGAAGAGGTGGGTATACCCAAAAATGAGATAACTAGCTTGGGTGCTCTAAGCTCACTGTACATTCCTGTAAGTAATTCTAACGTACAGCCCTATATTGGCTATACTAGTGCGGTACATAACTATATACTTAGCCCCAACGAAGTACAGTATATCATTGAGGCGCCCATTAAAGACCTATTTGCTCCTCACAGGAAATCTATTAAAGAAATAAGACCAACAGCATACCCTGAAGCCATCATAAAAACTCCTGTATATCATTGGGAGGGCGACCATATGATTTGGGGAGCTACTGCGATGATCATATCAGAACTGGAGGCTATTATAAAACTGTAA
- a CDS encoding sterol desaturase family protein gives MEFDKIKNKGQARLFKSDFMEMMTKTHPFVIYSMYFPVIAFMLYFGATYIGVSIVAEIGFFVFGALFWSLFEYIMHRHVFHMIVEKPKAKRFVYTMHGVHHEYPRDKERLFMPPIPSMVIATILFTIMKFIMGWYALAFFPGFLFGYIMYGSMHYAIHAFAPPKWLKALWRNHHLHHYNEPDKGFGVSSVLWDLVFRTVPKDPTKKNK, from the coding sequence ATGGAGTTTGATAAAATAAAAAACAAAGGGCAAGCAAGACTGTTTAAGAGTGACTTCATGGAGATGATGACGAAAACGCATCCTTTCGTTATCTATAGCATGTATTTTCCTGTTATTGCTTTCATGCTCTATTTTGGTGCTACTTATATAGGTGTTAGTATTGTTGCAGAGATAGGATTCTTTGTTTTCGGTGCTTTGTTTTGGAGTTTGTTTGAGTATATCATGCACCGCCATGTATTTCATATGATAGTAGAGAAGCCTAAAGCAAAAAGGTTTGTTTATACGATGCATGGTGTGCACCATGAGTATCCGCGTGATAAAGAACGTTTGTTTATGCCGCCTATACCTAGTATGGTGATAGCTACTATACTATTTACTATCATGAAGTTCATTATGGGCTGGTACGCATTGGCTTTCTTCCCAGGTTTCTTATTTGGCTATATCATGTACGGCTCTATGCACTATGCGATACATGCTTTTGCACCGCCAAAATGGTTAAAAGCACTTTGGAGAAACCACCACTTACATCACTACAATGAGCCGGATAAAGGTTTTGGTGTGAGTTCTGTATTATGGGATCTGGTTTTTCGTACCGTTCCAAAAGACCCAACAAAAAAGAATAAATAA
- a CDS encoding efflux RND transporter permease subunit, whose amino-acid sequence MWHRIAAFVIKYRITLLVILLVATAFMGYKATSLQLSYNFAKTIPTDNPKYTDYQEFRKKYGEDGNLMVVGVQTERFYTKEFFSSYRKLVERLQKVEGVENVISIPGAINLVKDTTTNKLVAGLIVEQGVDVDVDSFRKVFENLPFYKGFLYNPSTNSYLLGIRVNKDILNSKHREAMVREMVGICDKYGEEQSVEVHYSGLPLIRSVMATGVKDELNMFLMISFLLTAVILILFFRSITAVIASMLVVAMGVIWSMGITAMFGYKITLLTGLIPPLVVVIGIPNCVYFLNKYHSEYSLFPNKAKALLRMVDRMGIVTLFTNLTTAIGFGVFAFTHSSLLKEFGKVASINIVVIFIISLIFIPSFYSFLPPPKGRHTSYLQNKLVNKLLQRITSWVFSHRPWIYAAAIIVCVLSVLGMTRLRNVGFIVDDLPKEKKIYQDLKFFERNFKGVMPLEILIDTKRKNGATSLSTLKKVDQFTNYLNKYPEIGSKLSIVEGVKFARQAYYNGDSNYYAVPNAFDASFIQPYLRMKSDNGSLFGSLVNSFIDSNRQEVRISLSIADVGSERLPILLDSIQPVAYKIFDTSKYKVTFTGTSVVYQEGSRFIINSLRNSLILAFVMIFGCMIFLFRSWRMLFISLVIDIIPLMITAGLMGWADIAIKPSTVLIFSVALGITIDVTIRFLVNFRQEMDKNGNDIPSAVDKTIADTGLSIIYTTLILVAGFGVFILSDFDGTKSLGYLTSLTLLLAMVTNLILQPALLLWMDKILKKNKSPKWLKEEQGDEKEA is encoded by the coding sequence ATGTGGCACCGGATCGCAGCCTTCGTGATAAAGTATCGTATTACATTATTGGTAATACTACTAGTAGCTACTGCCTTCATGGGCTACAAAGCCACTAGCTTACAGCTTAGTTATAATTTTGCGAAGACGATACCTACAGATAATCCCAAGTATACAGATTATCAGGAATTCAGAAAGAAATATGGGGAAGATGGCAACCTTATGGTGGTTGGCGTACAAACCGAGCGATTTTATACAAAGGAATTCTTTTCCTCTTATAGAAAACTGGTAGAGCGCCTACAAAAAGTAGAAGGGGTCGAAAATGTGATCAGCATACCCGGTGCTATCAACTTGGTAAAAGATACAACTACCAATAAGCTGGTAGCGGGCTTGATAGTAGAGCAAGGTGTAGATGTAGATGTTGATAGTTTTAGAAAGGTATTTGAGAACCTGCCCTTTTATAAAGGCTTTTTATACAACCCGTCTACTAATAGCTACCTATTGGGTATAAGGGTCAATAAAGACATCCTTAACTCAAAGCACAGAGAGGCTATGGTTAGGGAAATGGTAGGTATCTGCGACAAGTATGGTGAAGAGCAAAGCGTAGAAGTACATTATTCAGGTTTGCCACTGATACGTTCAGTAATGGCTACGGGTGTTAAGGACGAGCTGAATATGTTCTTAATGATATCGTTCCTGCTAACGGCGGTAATACTGATATTATTTTTCCGTTCTATAACAGCTGTAATAGCCTCTATGCTAGTAGTGGCTATGGGAGTAATATGGTCTATGGGTATTACGGCAATGTTTGGGTACAAGATCACTTTGCTCACAGGCCTAATACCACCACTAGTTGTAGTTATAGGTATTCCCAACTGTGTTTACTTCTTAAATAAATATCATTCGGAGTATAGCCTATTCCCTAACAAGGCTAAGGCCTTATTGAGGATGGTAGATAGAATGGGTATTGTTACCTTATTTACCAACTTAACAACAGCCATTGGTTTTGGAGTATTTGCCTTTACGCATAGTAGCTTATTAAAAGAGTTTGGTAAAGTTGCTAGTATCAATATCGTAGTGATATTCATCATCTCCCTCATTTTCATACCATCATTTTATAGTTTTCTACCACCGCCTAAAGGACGCCATACTAGCTACCTACAAAATAAGTTGGTGAATAAGCTGCTGCAAAGAATAACCAGTTGGGTTTTCAGTCACCGTCCTTGGATATATGCTGCAGCAATAATTGTATGTGTATTATCAGTACTGGGAATGACACGCCTACGAAACGTTGGCTTTATAGTAGACGACCTTCCGAAAGAAAAGAAAATATACCAAGACCTTAAGTTTTTTGAGCGCAACTTTAAAGGGGTAATGCCTTTGGAGATACTCATAGATACTAAACGTAAAAATGGTGCTACATCATTATCAACCCTGAAAAAGGTAGACCAGTTTACCAACTACTTAAATAAATATCCGGAGATAGGTAGCAAACTATCGATAGTAGAGGGTGTTAAATTTGCAAGACAGGCATATTATAATGGTGATAGCAATTACTATGCAGTACCCAATGCTTTTGATGCCTCATTTATTCAGCCTTACCTACGCATGAAGAGTGATAATGGCAGTCTGTTTGGCAGCTTGGTCAATTCTTTTATAGATAGTAATAGACAAGAGGTTCGCATTAGTCTTAGTATAGCAGATGTTGGTTCTGAAAGGTTACCTATCTTATTGGACAGTATACAACCCGTAGCGTATAAAATATTTGATACCAGTAAGTACAAGGTCACTTTTACAGGTACCAGTGTTGTGTATCAAGAAGGGAGTCGTTTCATCATCAATAGCTTAAGGAATAGTTTGATACTGGCTTTTGTTATGATATTCGGCTGTATGATATTTTTGTTCCGCTCTTGGCGTATGTTGTTTATCTCTTTAGTAATAGACATTATACCGCTAATGATCACTGCGGGACTTATGGGCTGGGCGGATATAGCCATCAAGCCTTCTACTGTACTCATTTTTAGTGTTGCACTGGGTATTACCATTGATGTAACGATACGTTTCTTGGTCAACTTCAGACAAGAAATGGATAAAAATGGTAATGATATACCATCGGCAGTAGATAAAACAATTGCTGATACAGGCTTGAGTATTATATATACTACATTAATATTAGTAGCAGGTTTTGGTGTATTTATTCTATCAGACTTTGATGGTACAAAATCATTAGGTTATCTTACATCATTAACACTACTATTAGCCATGGTGACCAACCTTATCCTACAGCCCGCATTACTGTTGTGGATGGATAAGATCCTTAAAAAGAACAAATCGCCCAAATGGCTTAAGGAAGAGCAAGGAGACGAAAAGGAGGCATAA
- a CDS encoding amidohydrolase, whose translation MSTQLNFTLIQPNIVWEDKRANLRQYEDYISNVKEKKEIVVLPEMFSTGFSMAPERLAEQMDGDTVQWMKRMAKSHRCILTGSVIIEEEGKYYNRMLWVQPDGKVGHYDKRHLFAYASEDKHYNAGDSRLIVSVKGIRICLQVCYDLRFPVWSRNNKAVYDVLLYVANWPERRSMPWKALLQARAIENMSYVIGVNRVGEDGNGINHSGDSSVFSPLGEQLWQVSNKPICATITIDKQQIIEARERFPFLDDADNFMVAD comes from the coding sequence ATGAGTACTCAGCTAAACTTCACATTGATACAACCCAATATCGTTTGGGAAGATAAAAGGGCCAACCTTAGGCAATATGAAGACTATATTAGTAATGTAAAGGAGAAAAAAGAGATTGTAGTATTGCCCGAAATGTTTAGCACGGGGTTTAGTATGGCACCTGAAAGGCTGGCCGAACAAATGGATGGCGATACTGTGCAATGGATGAAACGCATGGCTAAAAGCCATAGATGTATACTAACTGGTAGTGTTATAATAGAAGAAGAAGGAAAGTATTATAATAGAATGCTATGGGTGCAACCAGATGGAAAAGTGGGGCATTATGATAAAAGACATCTTTTTGCCTATGCCAGTGAAGACAAGCACTACAATGCTGGTGATAGCAGATTGATAGTGAGTGTAAAGGGGATACGTATCTGTTTACAAGTGTGCTACGACCTGCGTTTTCCGGTATGGTCTAGGAATAATAAAGCTGTGTATGATGTATTGCTGTATGTGGCCAACTGGCCGGAGCGTAGAAGTATGCCGTGGAAGGCGTTATTACAAGCAAGAGCTATTGAAAATATGAGTTATGTGATAGGGGTAAACCGTGTTGGGGAAGACGGTAACGGTATCAATCATAGTGGTGATAGTAGTGTGTTTAGTCCGCTGGGAGAGCAATTGTGGCAAGTCTCTAATAAGCCAATTTGTGCAACTATAACCATAGACAAACAGCAAATAATAGAAGCCAGAGAACGTTTCCCGTTTTTAGATGATGCAGATAACTTTATGGTGGCAGATTAG
- a CDS encoding glycosyltransferase family 39 protein: MPKIPFWVFILVALLHLSAYRVDVMDIDASQYAEMSREMMESGDYLHTYDRGIDYLDKPPFLFWVSAASMKVFGVNNFGYKFPSILFALFAIFATYRLARLLYGDEVGRMAALVFGVCQGLFLMTNDIRTDTVLMSWVITAIWLIKEWEVHKKLHHLLLGCAAISFGMMSKGPVALMIPIFSFATDWALKRNWKMFFRWEYLLGLVVIAVLLIPMSIGLYQQFDMHPEKIVNEVKGPSGLRFFYWSQSFGRITGESPWNNGAGFDFLMLNMLWSFLPWIFLFIPALIINIVQLVKQKFKLQPNQEWITTGGFILGYLALGSSKYQLPHYIFVVFPLAAIMVAKLLADFFETDKYKKLYNVMRPVHYVIFALMLVFAFALITFVFPASMGMHVTYMFLLGIWLYIALSKVIRPKLFWLAVGAMIIVNIFGTHHFYTNLTKYQVGSSLSAFMNKNNIPPSKLVKYREEDPLNCLHFYLQHVINKGGDQVAPGKYVLTMEDGKNELKQKGFDFDVVLKEKYCKISELTIEFMNPATRDKATKDYYLLKIK; this comes from the coding sequence ATGCCAAAAATTCCATTTTGGGTATTTATACTCGTAGCACTACTCCATTTATCTGCTTATAGAGTAGATGTGATGGATATAGATGCTTCGCAATATGCGGAGATGAGTAGAGAAATGATGGAGTCGGGAGATTATCTGCATACCTATGATAGAGGTATTGATTATCTGGATAAGCCGCCGTTCTTGTTTTGGGTAAGTGCTGCTAGTATGAAAGTGTTTGGGGTGAATAATTTTGGTTATAAATTCCCTTCTATACTCTTTGCGCTCTTTGCCATATTTGCCACTTACAGATTAGCACGATTGCTATATGGAGATGAAGTAGGGCGTATGGCGGCATTGGTCTTTGGGGTCTGTCAGGGCTTATTCCTCATGACCAATGATATACGTACCGATACTGTGCTGATGAGCTGGGTGATAACAGCTATATGGCTGATTAAAGAATGGGAAGTACACAAAAAATTACATCATTTATTATTAGGCTGTGCGGCAATATCCTTTGGTATGATGAGCAAAGGGCCTGTAGCCTTAATGATACCTATCTTCTCCTTTGCTACGGACTGGGCTTTGAAGCGCAATTGGAAAATGTTTTTCCGTTGGGAATATCTGTTGGGCTTGGTGGTGATAGCAGTACTGCTCATCCCCATGAGTATAGGCTTGTATCAGCAGTTTGATATGCACCCTGAAAAGATAGTGAATGAAGTAAAAGGGCCTTCTGGTTTACGTTTTTTCTATTGGTCGCAAAGCTTTGGTAGAATAACAGGAGAAAGCCCATGGAACAATGGTGCAGGTTTTGACTTCTTGATGTTGAATATGTTGTGGTCATTCCTCCCTTGGATATTTCTATTCATTCCTGCGTTGATCATCAATATTGTTCAGCTAGTAAAACAAAAGTTTAAGCTACAGCCCAATCAAGAATGGATAACTACAGGTGGTTTTATATTAGGTTATTTAGCATTAGGGTCTTCTAAGTACCAGCTACCGCATTATATATTCGTAGTGTTCCCATTAGCGGCTATTATGGTAGCTAAGCTACTAGCAGACTTTTTTGAAACCGATAAGTATAAGAAACTGTATAACGTGATGCGCCCTGTGCATTATGTGATCTTTGCCTTGATGCTGGTATTCGCTTTTGCCCTGATCACTTTTGTATTTCCTGCTAGTATGGGTATGCATGTTACTTATATGTTCCTGCTGGGTATATGGTTATACATTGCTTTGAGCAAGGTAATACGCCCTAAGCTTTTTTGGCTGGCAGTAGGTGCTATGATAATTGTCAACATTTTTGGTACACACCATTTTTATACTAATCTCACTAAGTATCAGGTAGGCTCAAGCTTATCTGCCTTTATGAATAAAAATAATATTCCTCCTAGCAAGTTGGTGAAGTACAGGGAAGAAGACCCGTTAAACTGTTTACATTTTTACCTACAGCATGTTATCAATAAAGGAGGAGATCAAGTTGCGCCCGGTAAATATGTGTTGACAATGGAAGACGGTAAAAATGAACTAAAACAGAAAGGGTTTGATTTTGATGTGGTATTAAAAGAAAAGTATTGTAAGATAAGTGAACTGACCATTGAATTTATGAACCCAGCCACACGAGATAAAGCAACAAAAGATTATTACTTACTTAAAATAAAATAG